Proteins from a single region of Antechinus flavipes isolate AdamAnt ecotype Samford, QLD, Australia chromosome 2, AdamAnt_v2, whole genome shotgun sequence:
- the CLIC3 gene encoding chloride intracellular channel protein 3, whose product MAENSKIQLFVKASEDGESVGNCPSCHRLFMILLLKGVPFTLTTVDTRRSLDVLKDFAPGSQLPILLYNGEAKTDTIQIEEFLEEMLGPPSFPSLVPQYKESSIAGNDVFHKFSAFIKNTSPAQDEALYRTLLRALMKLDQYLSTPLEHELARDPKPAQSRRRFLDGDRLTLADCNLLPKLHIVNTVCTHYRQSPIPAELRGLHRYLENAKQQREFKYTCPQSSEILAAYASVARAR is encoded by the exons ATGGCCGAGAACTCCAAGATTCAGCTGTTTGTCAAG GCCAGTGAAGATGGTGAGAGTGTCGGGAACTGTCCCTCCTGCCATCGTCTCTTCATGATCCTGCTACTCAAAGGTGTCCCCTTCACACTCACCACTGTGGACACCAGGAG GTCCTTGGATGTGCTGAAGGACTTTGCCCCCGGTTCCCAGCTGCCCATTCTGCTGTATAATGGGGAAGCCAAGACAGACACCATCCAGATtgaagaattcctggaagagatgcTGGGCCCCCC CAGCTTCCCTAGCCTGGTTCCTCAGTATAAGGAATCTAGCATAGCCGGTAATGATGTCTTCCACAAGTTCTCAGCTTTCATCAAAAACACTTCTCCTGCTCAGGATGAAG CTCTGTACCGGACCTTACTTCGTGCCTTGATGAAACTCGATCAGTACCTGAGCACCCCGCTGGAGCATGAGCTGGCCCGGGACCCGAAGCCCGCCCAGTCCCGGCGTCGCTTCCTGGACGGCGACCGGCTCACCCTGGCGGACTGCAACCTCCTGCCCAAGCTGCACATCGTCAAT ACCGTGTGCACCCATTATCGGCAGTCCCCCATCCCCGCGGAGCTCCGCGGCCTGCACAGATACCTGGAAAATGCAAAGCAGCAGAGGGAGTTCAAGTACACCTGTCCCCAGAGCTCCGAGATCCTGGCTGCCTACGCCTCGGTGGCCCGAGCTCGCTGA
- the PAXX gene encoding protein PAXX: protein MQRPLAPGSLCVVPAPASGQEPPRYLCYCEGPDAQGPDADLGETSTFNLYVTDALELWNTGFTPESLEKHKAQHDLDGAEDYSAWFRVARDQHTVSLTLKDDGSASLTLSREEKALTFELAKVPRSEAAPWLQALMLGLAEQACRLERQLAALKDEMPSPRKKPQTGRQQVFLPDPDFRRGAQGPATRKWMPGESLINPGFKSKKPASGVNFDDA from the exons ATGCAGAGGCCCTTAGCGCCCGGCTCTCTGTGCGTCGTGCCGGCTCCGGCCTCGGGGCAGGAGCCGCCCCGCTACCTGTGCTACTGCGAGGGCCCCGATGCGCAGGGCCCGGACGCAGACCTCGGCGAGACTTCCACTTTCAACCTCTA TGTGACTGATGCCCTGGAGCTCTGGAACACCGGCTTCACCCCGGAGAGCCTGGAGAAACAC AAAGCCCAGCATGATCTGGACGGGGCTGAGGACTATTCAGCTTGGTTCAG GGTTGCCCGTGACCAGCACACAGTGTCTTTGACCCTGAAGGATGACGGCAGCGCTTCCCTGACTCTCTCCAGGGAAGAGAAAGCCCTGACTTTTGAGCTTGCTAAGGTGCCCCGCTCTGAAGCAGCTCCCTGGCTCCAGGCGTTGATGCTGGGGCTGGCAGAGCAAGCGTGCAGGCTGGAGAGGCAGCTGGCAG ctTTGAAGGATGAGATGCCCAGCCCCAGAAAGAAGCCCCAGACAGGAAGGCAGCAGGTGTTTTTGCCAG ATCCAGATTTTCGAAGAGGTGCCCAGGGCCCCGCAACCAGGAAATGGATGCCAGGAGAGTCACTCATTAATCCTGGCTTCAAGAG TAAGAAGCCAGCCAGTGGAGTGAACTTCGATGACGCCTGA
- the LCNL1 gene encoding lipocalin-like 1 protein: MKAVVLGCLLGLLWGPLVQADVPPQSNFDNSKFQGLWYIVAAASDDKDFLAMKDDMKMAITYVTPLANGDLSVKSVYPGPNGGCQKVDATFTKGAMPGQFSNPGMGQDDISVVNSDYKHYAILRIKMNKGGVQRVMMQLYCRAPELFAEGAQRMQQLAPKLNLNPSQGAIFPKSDACNNALPK, translated from the exons ATGAAGGCTGTGGTTCTGGGATGCCTACTGGGGCTGCTTTGGGGCCCTCTGGTCCAAGCCGACGTCCCTCCTCAATCCAACTTCGACAACAGCAAG TTTCAGGGTTTATGGTATATTGTGGCAGCAGCATCTGATGACAAAGACTTTTTGGCCATGAAGGATGACATGAAGATGGCAATCACTTATGTGACTCCTCTGGCCAATGGTGACTTGTCAGTCAAGTCGGTTTACCCAGG GCCTAATGGTGGGTGCCAGAAAGTGGATGCCACCTTCACCAAGGGTGCAATGCCAGGACAATTCAGCAATCCAG gCATGGGCCAGGATGACATCAGTGTGGTGAACTCCGACTACAAACATTACGCCATTCTTCGCATTAAGATGAACAAGGGAGGCGTTCAAAGAGTAATGATGCAGTTGTACT GCCGCGCTCCAGAACTCTTTGCTGAAGGTGCACAAAGGATGCAACAGTTGGCACCCAAATTGAACCTGAACCCCAGCCAGGGCGCCATCTTCCCTAAATCAG aTGCGTGTAATAATGCCCTCCCCAAG TGA
- the PTGDS gene encoding prostaglandin-H2 D-isomerase: MMAMGLLWMGLALLQALETQGQAQESPQEIPVQPDFLEDKFVGTWYSVGLASTFPWFLKKKAELMMCKTVLTPEADGTVNFTATFVSNNQCETRTSLLRKTQQPGHYVYKSLKWGSEHNIFVVETNYEEYSLLYTTKTKGNSNFNMATLYSRTKDVRPELKERFISFAKSHGFTEDTIVILPKTDQCIDEN; this comes from the exons ATGATGGCTATGGGTCTCCTGTGGATGGGGCTAGCCTTGCTCCAGGCCCTAGAGACCCAGGGCCAGGCCCAGGAATCCCCCCAGGAGATCCCAGTTCAGCCTGACTTCCTAGAGGACAAG TTTGTAGGGACGTGGTACAGCGTGGGACTGGCCTCTACCTTCCCCTGGTTCCTGAAAAAGAAGGCAGAGCTGATGATGTGCAAGACTGTCCTGACTCCGGAAGCTGATGGAACAGTCAACTTCACTGCCACCTTCGTCAG CAACAATCAGTGTGAGACTCGCACCTCCCTCCTGAGGAAGACCCAGCAGCCAGGACACTATGTTTACAAAAGCCTCA AGTGGGGGAGTGAACACAACATCTTTGTGGTGGAAACCAACTATGAGGAGTACTCCCTGCTCTATACCACTAAAACCAAAGGCAACAGTAACTTCAACATGGCAACTCTCTACA GCAGAACCAAGGATGTGAGACCTGAGCTGAAGGAGAGGTTCATCAGCTTTGCCAAGTCCCATGGCTTCACAGAAGACACCATTGTCATCCTGCCCAAAACTG ATCAGTGTATCGATGAAAACTAA